Proteins found in one Lycium ferocissimum isolate CSIRO_LF1 chromosome 6, AGI_CSIRO_Lferr_CH_V1, whole genome shotgun sequence genomic segment:
- the LOC132061395 gene encoding uncharacterized protein LOC132061395: MASMKFEVAYFDGRNNNFNILKIKIMALLRREGSVYALDDSYPENTKEPENQKIEMDAFSATQLSLSDCVLYEVSTEKTTASLWKKIKDLYQKKSVTTRMLLRQHLYTFKMKTATTLQDHLDAFNKLAMDLTVDIKVGDEELACTLLFSLSPAYKVYLLEVCFRKLLSGTLG, encoded by the coding sequence ATGGCATCTATGAAGTTTGAGGTAGCATATTTTGATGGGCGAAATAATAACTTCAACATCTTGAAGATCAAGATCATGGCATTGCTACGGAGAGAAGGATCAGTCTATGCTTTGGACGACTCGTATCCCGAAAATACGAAAGAGCCCGAGAACCAGAAGATTGAGATGGATGCGTTTAGTGCAACTCAATTATCCTTATCAGACTGTGTGCTATATGAAGTCAGTACCGAGAAAACAACTGCGAGTTTGTGGAAGAAAATTAAAGATCTCTACCAGAAGAAATCAGTAACAACTAGAATGTTGTTAAGGCAGCATTTATACACCTTCAAGATGAAGACAGCTACAACTTTACAGGATCATCTTGATGCTTTTAATAAATTGGCTATGGATCTTACTGTTGATATTAAAGTGGGAGATGAAGAACTAGCGTGCACTCTACTGTTTTCATTATCACCGGCGTATAAAGTGTACTTGCTGGAAGTGTGTTTCCGCAAGCTtctgagtggtacactaggctag